The following coding sequences lie in one Spinacia oleracea cultivar Varoflay chromosome 1, BTI_SOV_V1, whole genome shotgun sequence genomic window:
- the LOC110794574 gene encoding protein MHF2 homolog: MEENFDPDLIHAIFKLVWRKKAFEREKNEGIDTLDHEGAVGTTKKVRPTSANATAVKLSCELLRIFITEAIQRAAAIAEAEGVSQIEATHLERILPQLLLDF; this comes from the exons ATGGAGGAGAATTTCGACCCC GACCTAATTCACGCCATTTTCAAGCTCGTTTGGCGCAAAAAAGCTTTCG agagagaaaagaacgaAGGCATTGATACTTTGGACCATGAG GGAGCAGTTGGGACAACTAAAAAAGTCCGGCCAACATCTG CAAATGCAACTGCTGTGAAACTAAGTTGTGAACTCCTCCGAATCTTCATTACAG AGGCCATTCAAAGGGCTGCCGCCATTGCTGAAGCAGAAGGCGTTAGTCAGATAGAAGCAACCCATTTGGAACGAATTCTTCCACAATTATTGTTGGACTTTTAA
- the LOC110794572 gene encoding leucine-rich repeat receptor-like serine/threonine/tyrosine-protein kinase SOBIR1, protein MELNFTSFQFYFFLLFSLIFVVHAKLYLDPSDYKAFKIIQRDLGIYNHHPSFSTTPCNSPAVSCERRVANYSSVLKITRIAYESEKLDGFISPVIGQLSELRELTLSTNHLVDKIPEEIVDCQKLEILNLKSNHFTGGVPSELSKLVRLRVLDFSMNRLSGDLSFLRYFPNLESLTLANNLFTGKIPASLKSFRNLQFFDISGNDYIQGPFPVLKGVEYISSEVPKKSLVPRRYILEQNSTARSNRSSSRAQRASSGPAQAPSPSAHKSKHHNKRKKLVAWSLGFLAGGVVGGICGMIFSVLVKTGLAMLRGRGKGAGPSIFSPLIKKAEDLAFLEKEDALTNLQLIGKGGCGEVYKTELPGSNGKMIAIKKINEPAKEAAEITEEDSKMLNKKMRQVRSEIQTVGKIRHRNLIPLLAHVPRHNCHLLVYEYMKNGSLHDIMVKLAKGETELDWLSRFRIALGVVSGLEYLHINNNPRIIHRDLKPANILLDDDMEPRIADFGLAKEMPLENTHMSTSHVAGTYGYIAPEYHQTFKFTEKCDIFSFGVVLGSLVMGKLPGDIFFQNTEEINLVKWMRNVMTSEEPKRALDPKLMGNGYEEQMLQVLKIAFFCTLDDPKQRPDSKDVRGMLSQINH, encoded by the coding sequence ATGGAGCTCAATTTTACCAGTTTCCAGTTCTACTTCTTCCTACTCTTTTCTCTAATCTTTGTAGTTCATGCGAAGCTATACCTCGACCCGTCGGACTATAAAGCCTTCAAGATCATTCAAAGAGATTTGGGCATATATAATCACCACCCTTCTTTTAGTACAACTCCCTGCAACTCTCCTGCAGTTTCCTGTGAACGGAGAGTTGCGAATTACAGTTCTGTTCTGAAGATTACTCGTATCGCTTACGAGTCGGAGAAGCTTGATGGTTTCATCTCCCCTGTTATTGGTCAGCTCTCGGAGCTTCGAGAGCTGACTTTGTCAACTAACCATCTTGTTGACAAAATACCAGAAGAAATTGTTGACTGCCAGAAACTTGAGATTCTTAATCTTAAGAGTAATCATTTTACTGGTGGTGTACCGTCTGAATTGTCGAAACTTGTTCGTCTTCGAGTTCTTGACTTCTCCATGAATAGGCTTTCAGGGGACTTGAGCTTCTTGAGGTATTTCCCTAACTTAGAGAGTCTCACACTTGCTAATAATCTTTTCACTGGGAAGATCCCAGCATCTCTGAAGTCGTTTAGGAACTTGCAATTCTTTGACATTTCTGGGAATGATTATATTCAAGGCCCATTTCCTGTTTTAAAAGGGGTTGAATATATATCATCAGAAGTCCCAAAGAAGAGCTTAGTTCCAAGAAGATACATACTTGAGCAAAATTCAACTGCGAGGAGTAATCGCAGTTCGTCTAGAGCTCAGAGAGCAAGCTCTGGTCCTGCTCAAGCTCCTTCGCCATCTGCACATAAATCAAAGCACCACAACAAACGGAAGAAGCTCGTGGCTTGGTCACTCGGGTTCCTAGCTGGAGGTGTAGTAGGGGGTATATGTGGGATGATATTTTCGGTACTTGTGAAGACGGGATTGGCTATGTTACGTGGTAGGGGAAAGGGTGCTGGACCATCAATCTTCAGTCCACTTATCAAGAAAGCGGAGGACCTTGCTTTCTTGGAGAAAGAAGATGCTTTGACAAACTTACAGTTGATAGGAAAAGGTGGATGTGGTGAAGTGTACAAAACAGAGCTACCAGGCAGCAATGGAAAGATGATTGCAATAAAGAAGATAAACGAACCTGCAAAGGAGGCTGCAGAGATCACTGAAGAAGATAGTAAAATGTTGAACAAGAAGATGCGTCAAGTCCGATCAGAGATACAAACTGTTGGCAAAATCAGACACCGCAATTTGATACCTCTCCTTGCTCATGTGCCAAGGCACAATTGTCATTTGTTAGTCTATGAGTATATGAAAAATGGTAGTTTGCATGATATAATGGTAAAGCTTGCCAAAGGAGAGACAGAGTTAGATTGGCTTTCTCGATTTAGAATAGCACTCGGAGTGGTTTCAGGGCTTGAATATCTACATATAAATAATAACCCCAGAATCATTCATAGGGATCTCAAGCCAGCCAACATCCTTCTTGATGATGACATGGAGCCTCGAATTGCAGATTTTGGGCTTGCAAAGGAAATGCCCCTCGAGAATACCCATATGTCAACTTCACATGTAGCTGGAACATATGGGTATATAGCTCCAGAGTATCACCAAACTTTTAAGTTCACAGAAAAATGTGATATATTCAGCTTTGGCGTGGTTCTTGGATCTCTGGTAATGGGAAAGCTACCAGGCGATATATTCTTTCAAAACACAGAAGAGATCAACTTGGTGAAATGGATGAGGAATGTCATGACTTCAGAAGAACCAAAAAGAGCACTTGATCCTAAACTAATGGGGAATGGGTATGAAGAGCAAATGCTTCAAGTCCTAAAAATTGCATTCTTTTGTACTCTCGATGATCCCAAACAAAGGCCTGACAGTAAGGATGTTAGAGGTATGTTGTCCCAAATCAATCACTAA